The genomic DNA ATTACGAAGAATCTGAATCTTCTTCAGCTTCTCGAGTTGCGGTTGAGAGCAGAACTTAACGCTGGAAACATTGATAAGCACTGCACGTTTAAATCGACGACCATCGGACTGCTCCATGCCGCGCCAGTTAGTAAACGATTCGCTCACCAGCGCATATGTTGGAATGGTAGTAATGGTGCGATCCCAGTTCTGAACCTTAACGGTTGCAAGAGTTATATCCATCACCGTTCCATCTGCCTTACGCGAAGGCATTTCGATCCAATCACCAATCTTCACCATATTGTTGGCCGAAAGTTGAATGGAGGCCACAAACCCCAGAATGGTATCCTTAAATATGAGCATAAGCACAGCAGCCGATGCACCCAAACCAACCACAATATTTCCAGGATCCTTTCCAATAATGAGCGCAATAATTACAATGCCACCAAAGAAGTAGGCCACAATTTTGGCAATCTGTAGGTAACCCTTAATTGGGCGTTCTAAGGAAACGGGTAGGGTTAGGTATACATCGTTAGCCGCGTCGAGGAAGGCACCCAGCGACAAAAGCCCAATCAATATCATGAATGCTTTCGTAATTGTCTGTATAGCTGTTACATATACAGGAGCAATATCCTCAAGGGCAACAGGAATAAGCAGATAAACAACAATGGCTGGAACAAGGTGAGCCAGCTTATGAAAAACCTTACGATCAATCAAGAAATCGTCCCATTGTGTCTTACTCTTACGAGCAAAGCGAACAAGCGCAGAAACAATAATCTTCCGGGTGATGAAATCGCTGATAAAGGCCACCAACGCAATTGCCAAAAGGGCAATCATTATCTTCATTAAAAGGCCGAGCGTATCACCCAACGAGTAGCTGGCAATCCAATTCTCCAACTTTCCCATTAGGTAGTAATGGCTTGATTTTTCAAGGATTTCGTGCATATACATCATCTTTGTTTTTGACAGAAACAAATTTAGGCATAACTTTCTGAGGTTGCAAATCACTACAACCTAGGCTGGATAGTGGATTAATACATTGTTCCAATTAAACCAATGCCTCAAAAATCGATCTTTATACGTGGCTGTTTGCACGAATCGAAAACTTCAAAACACTAGACTATGAAAAATATTGTAATTGTTCTTCTGACCCTAATCTCCTCTACCCTATTGGGACAGGAGGCGAGTTATTCCAGCTACTTTGAACCCAACGGTGCTCTTCGGTTCGACTTCTTCCTTGCCGGCAATGCTCAAAGCCAAACGGCTTACTTCGATGCCATCTACTCCGAAAAAGTGTGGGGAGGAAATCCCGACAAAACCATTGAGCCTTACAGCTATGGCGAATATGCCTTTAGGGTATATGACAAAGCAACCAACCAGTTGATTTTTGACAAGGGTTTTTCATCTCTCTTTCAGGAGTGGAGAACTACAGATGAAGCGAAAAAGGTTGGACGAGCATTTTCACAAAGTATTCGAATTCCCGTTCCAAAAAATCCTGTAAAGGTTGAGATTTGTGAACGAAAAAAAGCAGATGGAAAGCTATACCCAATGTTTACAATGGATGTAGACCCTCACTCCAAGTTTATTAACCACGAAAAGAAACAGCTCAACCCTGTTGAGGAGATCGTCAAAAGTGGTGATTCCGAACATAAGGTTGACCTTGTAATTGTAGCCGAAGCATATCAGCAACAGGAGATGGGTACCTTTGTGAACGATGCCAAGCGGTTGGTTGACACACTATTTGCATACGAGCCATACAAATCGAGCAGGGATAAGTTTAACGTTTGGTTGGTGGAATCGCCTTCGGTGGATTCAGGCCCCGATAATCCTGGCGCGAATATTTGGAACTCTACAGTTGCTTCTTCCACCTTTTACACCTTCGACGAGGAACGCTACCTAACCACATTCGACTATAAAGCGTTAGCCGACCTTACCACCGATATTCCCTGCGATGCGCTCTACGTGCTGGTTAACTCCAGTAAGTATGGTGGTGGCGGAATATACGGATACTACGCCCTTAGCAGCGCGCACAACGCCCTATCACCCAAGGTATTTATCCACGAATTTGGGCACAGCTTCGCGGGTCTAGGCGACGAATACTTCGACTCCTCAACTCCCTACGAGGACTTCTACAACCTTAAGGTTGAACCTTGGGAACCAAACCTCACCACGCTGGTAAACTTCGACTCCAAGTGGAAAAATATGGTGGAACCGGATGTTCCCATCCCTACCCCTCCTACCGCTGAATATAAAAACAAGATTGGAGTATTTGAGGGAGGTGGTTACATGGCTAAGGGCATCTACCGCCCGATGTTTGACTGCCGCATGAGAACCAACACGGCGAAAGGTTTTTGCCCAGTTTGCCAGCGAGCAATCAAGAAAGTTATTGACTTCTACGCACAGTAAATAGTGCAGCAAATAAAAAGGGTGTCTTGATTTCTCAGGACACCCTTTTTTAAACCTAAACTACTACTAGCTATTAACACTCCCGTTGATACGGTGGTTTAGTTAGGTAGTTTCATCCAAACACGTGTTCTTTAACACATAATCAGCAATTTGATGCTGCCCTATTTTTGGCTTATTGAAAAAATATCTCACTGACTTGCCACATACTAAACAGCGCAATAATGCCATATCAGTACCGAAAAACTATTTCGTATTTTTGCACTTTAACATTTATTCAGTTGCGCCATTGAACCCTAATATAGCAGTTACAGAAGATGGTTCTACTACCTTCTTTTCCAAACAATTCAACCAGCACTACCACTCGCAGCACGGGGCCATACAGGAATCGATGCATGTATTTATCGATGCTGGATTTCGGCAGCTGCGGAATCGTAGTTCCCTACAGATTTTTGAAATGGGGTTTGGCACCGGCCTCAACGCGCTGCTCACGCTCACTGAGGCGGAACGCTCACGAATTACAGTAAACTACGAAGCCGTTGAACTATTTCCACTCAAACCTGAGGATGCACTCCAAGCCAACTTCCCCACCAAACTTGGAGGTTGGCAAAAGGAGTTCGAGTCGATGCACCTTTGCCAATGGAATACGAGACAGGAAATTTCGGACAGATTTTCGCTGCTAAAGCACGAAGTCGATTTAATTACAGCAAAGCTGCCTAGCGGCATAGACCTGGTCTACTTTGATGCCTTCGACCCTGAAGCACAACCTTCGCTCTGGACAATCGCCATTTTTCGGAAATTATTCGAGGCCATGAGCATTAGTGGCATACTGGTAACCTACTCTTCCAAGGGAATCGTAAAAAAAGCGTTGCGTGAAGCGGGATTTAAGGTAGAACGTTTGCCCGGCCCTCCTGGAAAAAGGCACATGGTAAGGGCCACAAAATGTAATTATGCCGAATGAGTAAAATAGAACGAGAGAAAAGAACCGTTGGTCTAATGATCGGCATCTACTGCAGAGGAAAACACGGAACCAAAACGCTATGCCCCCAATGTAATGACCTGTTGCACTATGCACAAGCGCGCTTAGACCACTGCCCCCATGGCGAGAGCAAGCCGTCCTGCGCCAAGTGCACCATCCACTGCTACAGCAAAAGCTACCGAGAACAGATAAGGCAGGTTATGCGATACTCCGGACCACGTATATTTTGGGCCTATCCATGGCAGTGGCTAAAGCATCTATTCATCCAATAGGACTCCCCACAGCAAGCGCATAGCCATTAGGTTTGCAATACTTAATATTAACTACATACATAAAAAGCATACCCTATTCCCTTGGAGAATAGGGTATGCTTTAATAATTTGAGCTTGCTACAAATCCGTTACCAAATTTTCACCCGTAAGCTGTCTGGGCGCCACATAGCTTGACCTTCCTTAACATTAAATGCTTTATAAAAAGCTGGCATGTTCGATAATGGGCCCAATACTCTGTACTTTGCAGGTGAATGGACATCGGAAAGCACTTGGTTTGCAATAGCTTCCGGACGGTCGTTAATCATCCAGGCCATGGCATACGCTAAAAAGAATCGCTTATCAGGCGTTAACCCCGCAATGATTTCATTATTTTTATATTGACTCGTCTTCTTAAATGCTTCATACCCCATGACAATGCCACCTAGGTCAGCAATGTTCTCGCCCTGCGTCATATCGCCATTAATATGCAGGTTGTCGACTGGAACATATCCATTAAACTGCTCAACAATCATCTTTGTTTTCTTCAAAAACCGAGCCCTATCTTCCGAAGTCCACCAATTATTAAGGTTTCCATACTCATCATACTTACACCCCTGATCATCAAATCCATGAGTAATCTCGTGCCCAAATGTTGAGCCTCCTATAATGGCATAAAGAATGGCATCATCGGCTAACTTATGCTCAAATCCGGGAACCAAAATATTACATCCAGGAACTACAATCTCGTTGTTTGATGGATTATAATAAGCATTGTACCATTGAGGCTCCATATCCCATTCGGTGCGATCAACTGGCTTTCCATATTTAGCAAACATAAAATTAGACTGCCACAGATTTGCATGCATTACATTCTTAACGTAGGAAGTGCGATCGATTTCCATATTGCTTAGATCCTTCCAATGATCGGGATACCCAACTTTCATAATCACAGCATCCAATTTTTTTAATGCTTTTACTTTGGTAGCCTCGCTCATCCAATCCAGGTTTTTGATTCGATCAGCATATACAACCTTAATGGCATTCCCAATTTCGAGCAGTTTTTCCTTAGTGCCTTTAGGTAGATATTCAGCCACATACACCTGCCCAATGAGTTCACCCAATTGCTTGTCGGTTTCTCCAACAACCCTTTTCCAACGAGGCTTCGGCTCTTCAATTCCCCTCAGTGTAGTTAAATAAAAGCGGAATGACTTCATATAGGTTGAATCATCAAGAAAATCAGATAACCCGTTAACGAATTGAAACTTAAGGTAGTTTTTCCAATCCTTCAGCGAATAACTTTTTAAGTAGGTATTCACTGCATCTAAAAATTCTGGCTGACCTACAACAACAGAATCAACCATATTCAACCCTACACTCTTGAACAGCAGTGCCCAATTTATATTTGCTGTTTGCTTCGACAGCTGCCCTAGGGAGAGTTTGTGGTAGTTTTTAAATGGGTCTCGTGTATCCTCACGCTTACGCGATGCCGTTGCCAATGCTGTTTCAAGATTTAATAAGCCATCAGCAGCAATTGAAGCATCCCTTTCATCATAGCCCATTGTAGTATAGAGCGATTTGCTGTATTCCAAGAACCGTTTCCGAACCATTTTTGCGCGATCAGTTTGATCCAAATAGTAGCTACGATCGGGCAAGCTAAGCCCCCCCTGAGCAATGTAAATTGCGTATTTACTACTTATTCGGTCATCCTGCGCAACATAAAATCCAAAAAGAGGGGAGCTAGAAACCTGATGAATATAAGCTACTTCTTTGATTAAGTCGTTAAGATTTGAGATGGAATCAATCCGGCTTAGTTCATTCATTAAGGGCTTAATTCCTTGCCGATTCAGGGATAAGCTATCCATTCCAGAGAAGTAAAAATCACCAATCTTCTGTTTGTTGCTCCCTTTTGCATAATCTTTGGAAACCGAAGACTGACAAATAGACAAAATTTGTGAATTGATGGTATCCCTAATCAACTGCCACAGTCCGTTTCCTTGCTCGCTACTTGGAATGGGATGATCCTTAAACCATTTTCCGTTTGCATACATAAAGAAATCATCTCCAGGATTAACCGTGGAATCGATGTGGGATAATAATGGATCTGCTTCAGGGCTGGGCTTGTTACCATTTTGCATTGTGCATGAAACAGAAAAAGCCATCATGGCCATGATTATAAGAAATATACCGTACTTTTTCACACTAAGTTATTTAAGGGTTACACATACTATGGATTATTCTATTCATAAAAAGCCAAATATCGTCTTTCCCGCTGTAACCATCCTTTTAGAAAGATATTTTTAATCAAGCGAATTAACTCAAAATCAAAAATAAAGCTCCGCGCAGGAAGCGCTCGTGAGTATCATAATTCCACCAATTAATGCTAAAATTCGCCCCAAATAAGAGGAAGAACTAAACCCAACAGAGATTAGAGTGTTAAATAATGTTATGGTTTATTGATCTGACACAATATTTTCGGTGAACAAACACTCGTTATTGAATTTATCTATAACTTTGCTCCTTAAACAGACTAATTAACACATACTTTACAATGAAAAAAATTGCATTCATTCTATTAGCAGCGGGTTCAGTAGCAATGACCAGCTGTGGACAAAAGTCAAAGTCCTCGGCAAAATTAAAGACCGATGTTGACTCACTCAGCTATGCCATTGGAATCAGCGTTGGCTCAAGTTTTGCCCAGAACGACATCAAAGAAATTAACGTTGATGAACTTTCTGCTGCCATTTCCGATATAATGAGTAAAGATAGCTTACGGCCAATGATGGACCAGCGGGTTGCTCAAACGGTGATTCAAACATACCTCATGAAGCAGTTCGACATTAAGCATGCTAAGGATATTGAGGCTGGTGAAGATTTCATGAAGCAAAATGCTTCAAAGCCTGGTATCGATACCATGCATGTTACCTACATGGACGAAATGCCCGGTGGTAAAGGCACTCTGAAAACTGCCGTAATGCAGTACCAAGTTATCAAGCAGGGTAATGGACCAAAACCAATTGCAACCGACGTTGTTAAGGTTAACTACATTGGAACCCTTATTGATGGAACCAAGTTTGATTCCTCTTACGACAGAAAAGAGCCAGCCCAATTCCGCCTTAACGGTGTAATTAAAGGATGGACTGCCGGTCTCGAAAGGATGAATGTTGGTTCAACATACAAATTCTATATCCCTGCTGAACTTGCCTATGGTCGATTTGGACGTAACCCAATTATTCCACCCTACGCAACACTTGTTTTTGAAGTTGAGTTGCTAAGCATCGACAATCCTGCAGCTCCTGCACCAGCTGCTCCAACAGGCAAACCAATGAAAATGAAGAAATAGTTTATTTCCGAATAAATAGTTAAGTTTTCTGGCGCCACTCCAATTTTTGGAGTGGCGTTCTCTTTTGCGCAACAACCTGCTACCAACGCTGTTTTTTGAATGAGCTATTCCAAATAGAAGGTAGGGTTGATTTTGTATTTCGTGGCATTTTTCGTTACTTCGTAATCCTTTTGTAAGTAAATAATCAAGCAAAAACTAAGTATATGAAAACGGCTGAAATCCATACCGAAAAGGGTGTTATGAAGGTGAAGTTCTTCGAGGAAGATGCACCTAACACCGTGGAGAATTTTGTTAAGTTGTCGAAATCAGGATTCTACGACGGCCTAATATTCCATCGCGTAATTCCTGATTTTATGGTACAGGCCGGCTGCCCCCACGGCACCGGAACAGGTGGCCCCGGCTACACCATTAAGTGTGAACTCAACGGTAACAACCAATATCATGATAGAGGCGTTCTGTCAATGGCACACGCTGGTCGCGATACTGGTGGTTCGCAGTTTTTTATCTGCCACAACAGGGAAAACACACAGCACCTCGATCGCCAACATACCGTGTTCGGAAAGGTTTATGAAGGTCTTGAGGTTCTCGACCAAATTCGTAAGGGCGACGAGATTATCAAAATTGAAATAAAGGAGGAGTAACAATGGCCTTAGAAATACAGGGAAAGCTCGTGCAGATGCTCGAGAAGCAGGTTGGAACTGGTCGTAATGGCACTTGGGAAAAGCAGGAATTTATTCTGGAGACCACGGAGCAATATCCCAAAAAGATTTGCATTTCGGCTTGGGGTGACAAAATTAAGGATATTGACTCAGCCAAGCCCGGCGATATGCTCAAGGTCAGCTTCAACCTGGAGTCGAGGGAGTTCAATGGCCGCTGGTACACCGACATTCGTGCTTGGCGAATCTCCCGCGAGGGTGCAGGTGCAGGTGCTGGAGCAGCTGCTTCATCTTCAACTGGTGCTCCAATGTCAGCCCCACCTTCTTTCGATGAAATGCCTCCCATTGGCGGCGAAGAGGAGATAAACGACCTCCCATTCTAGCATACACAAGAAACCCCGATTAGCATCGGGGTTCTTTTTTGCCTTTCAGCAAGTAATTCTATTTTCGCAATCACTTATTATCAACAGCAAAATTAGGCTTGGCCCACGGTTCGTTGCCTTACAGCCTCAAACAGCATAACCGAAGCAGCGGCTGAAACGTTCAGTGACTCAATCTTGCCCATTAGTGGGATTTGAACAATGTAACTGGCCATGCGCAAAATTTCAGCCGACACACCGGTATCTTCTGCTCCCATCACTATTACAGTTGGGATTTTAAAGTCGATATCGTATAGCGTGGACGATGATTTTTCGTTGGCTGCAACAATTTGAAAGCCGCTCTGTTTCAGAAATAGGGATGCATACTTCAACAGCTTTACCCGACAAACCGGAATAATGTTGAGCGCACCCGCTGATGTTTTTAGCGCATCGGCATTGATTTGGGCCGAACCTTGGGTAGGAATTATGATTGCATCGGCTCCGGCGCACTCAGCGCTTCGTGCAATGGCACCGAAATTACGCACATCGGTAATTTGGTCCAGCATAACAACAAGCGGAACCTTGCCAGCCTCAAAGAGAGCTGGTATTAAATCCTCCATCTGCGCAAACTCAATGGGTGACATATAGGCAATTACCCCCTGATGATTTTTGGTGGTGACCCGGTTGAGCTTTTCAATGGGTACCAACGACATGGGTATGTTATTGCTCTTTACCAAATCAACTACCTCCTGGGAAAGTTCTCCAATCAGCCCCTTCTTTATCAACACCTTCTCCACGGTTCTCCCTGCATTAATGGCTTCAATCACCGGACGAATGCCAAAAATTAGCTCCCCACGCTCCCGTTCCTTGAGCTCATTTCCATACTCTTTTCGATAGTTATTCACGCTATGTAAGTTGTTTCGGTTCATAAAATTTAAAATAGTGGGCAAAGATAGCGAATCTTACTGATCTGGTGCATCTTCGTCCTCATCGTCAAAAATAAAAGGTTTGCCGCGGCTCCACCCTTGCTGTATTTGCGACCACTTAAGGTTGCTGGAACGTCGGTAATCGAGCACAAAATCGTTGGGGCTAGCCCCTCCTTGACGGCATACAAAGTGGAATCGCGTGAGCTTTTGCCCTTTGCCCGTGCCATACACCCAAACTTCGTTTTTGCCATACCGAAAAATCCGATTTGGTAGGCCATACATCATAAACACCATTCCACGGTCACTTTTCCACCCCTCCATGTAGGAGGAAAAGAAGTAGTTTGCCAAGAAGAGCCGGTTGTAGTAAATGCGTATAAGCTCACGGGCCGATTCGTGGTCACCAGCCCTTGCAAGCCATAGGCTATCGAGGAGCAACTTCTTGTTAGCGCTTAGCAGCAACGAATCGTTAATGTTCGGTTGTATATAAACCATTGGTGCTAGGAGATCCTCGTTTGTAACAATCTTTGGAAAGCCCAAATTAAAACTTCCCAGCACTACGCCCTTGCCGGGAATAGAATCAGCACAAACAAGATAAACCCCACTGTAAGGAAGAGTCAAACCTCTTCCGGCAATTTTCCACTTCCACACGCTATCGGCGGCAGGTGGATAGTCTACCCGAAATGCAACCACAGGTGGCTTGGCAACAGGTAAATTTTTATAGTAGAAAACGTAAGCACTATCCAACTCTCTGAGTGGGTGGTTCACCCGCACCGATTGTCCCGGCTTTAATGAGATTCCGAAGAAGGGAGAACCATCGTCTAGTGTAGTTCTGTACCACTGCCCCGTATTGTGGTTAAGCTTGTCCACCATCGAAAGTGAAATGGTGGTACGCTCCCGAAGAACATCGGTGACCAACAGGTTGAGAATATACGCATGGCCAATCTTCGCGTGTAGCGGCAGTTTTGTTAAAATGGTCTTCTTTGCAAGACTCTGCTGGTTGAGCACCAAGGTTGCAGAGGCAGTATCCACAACTACTGAGCTATCCTTTACATCGTAGAGTTGCGCGATAATTTTGACCTTGCCCTGTAGCACCGAGTCGGGATTGGCCATATTAAACAGCACCTCCGTTGGATAAATGGCCACATTCAGCTCAGAAAGGCTATCGCTAAGGTGAAACACCTTCGACTCTGGATGAATGGAGTTGGCACCCGGATTATACATATCGGTCAGCCGAATGGATTGCTGCGCCTTACGGCTGCCAGCGCACGACACCAAAAAAGCAGCGAAAACTATGGCTAAACCAAATAATAAATGTCTCTTCAACCTCAAGCGTGTGCCCATAGCTAAAATGTCATTATAAGACTTAACATGATATTACGAGGCAAGATAATCAAAATATAGGCACTCAATATTGCTACACAATG from Williamwhitmania sp. includes the following:
- a CDS encoding peptidylprolyl isomerase — encoded protein: MKTAEIHTEKGVMKVKFFEEDAPNTVENFVKLSKSGFYDGLIFHRVIPDFMVQAGCPHGTGTGGPGYTIKCELNGNNQYHDRGVLSMAHAGRDTGGSQFFICHNRENTQHLDRQHTVFGKVYEGLEVLDQIRKGDEIIKIEIKEE
- a CDS encoding M64 family metallopeptidase → MKNIVIVLLTLISSTLLGQEASYSSYFEPNGALRFDFFLAGNAQSQTAYFDAIYSEKVWGGNPDKTIEPYSYGEYAFRVYDKATNQLIFDKGFSSLFQEWRTTDEAKKVGRAFSQSIRIPVPKNPVKVEICERKKADGKLYPMFTMDVDPHSKFINHEKKQLNPVEEIVKSGDSEHKVDLVIVAEAYQQQEMGTFVNDAKRLVDTLFAYEPYKSSRDKFNVWLVESPSVDSGPDNPGANIWNSTVASSTFYTFDEERYLTTFDYKALADLTTDIPCDALYVLVNSSKYGGGGIYGYYALSSAHNALSPKVFIHEFGHSFAGLGDEYFDSSTPYEDFYNLKVEPWEPNLTTLVNFDSKWKNMVEPDVPIPTPPTAEYKNKIGVFEGGGYMAKGIYRPMFDCRMRTNTAKGFCPVCQRAIKKVIDFYAQ
- a CDS encoding GWxTD domain-containing protein, which translates into the protein MGTRLRLKRHLLFGLAIVFAAFLVSCAGSRKAQQSIRLTDMYNPGANSIHPESKVFHLSDSLSELNVAIYPTEVLFNMANPDSVLQGKVKIIAQLYDVKDSSVVVDTASATLVLNQQSLAKKTILTKLPLHAKIGHAYILNLLVTDVLRERTTISLSMVDKLNHNTGQWYRTTLDDGSPFFGISLKPGQSVRVNHPLRELDSAYVFYYKNLPVAKPPVVAFRVDYPPAADSVWKWKIAGRGLTLPYSGVYLVCADSIPGKGVVLGSFNLGFPKIVTNEDLLAPMVYIQPNINDSLLLSANKKLLLDSLWLARAGDHESARELIRIYYNRLFLANYFFSSYMEGWKSDRGMVFMMYGLPNRIFRYGKNEVWVYGTGKGQKLTRFHFVCRQGGASPNDFVLDYRRSSNLKWSQIQQGWSRGKPFIFDDEDEDAPDQ
- the mnmD gene encoding tRNA (5-methylaminomethyl-2-thiouridine)(34)-methyltransferase MnmD; this translates as MNPNIAVTEDGSTTFFSKQFNQHYHSQHGAIQESMHVFIDAGFRQLRNRSSLQIFEMGFGTGLNALLTLTEAERSRITVNYEAVELFPLKPEDALQANFPTKLGGWQKEFESMHLCQWNTRQEISDRFSLLKHEVDLITAKLPSGIDLVYFDAFDPEAQPSLWTIAIFRKLFEAMSISGILVTYSSKGIVKKALREAGFKVERLPGPPGKRHMVRATKCNYAE
- a CDS encoding FKBP-type peptidyl-prolyl cis-trans isomerase; protein product: MKKIAFILLAAGSVAMTSCGQKSKSSAKLKTDVDSLSYAIGISVGSSFAQNDIKEINVDELSAAISDIMSKDSLRPMMDQRVAQTVIQTYLMKQFDIKHAKDIEAGEDFMKQNASKPGIDTMHVTYMDEMPGGKGTLKTAVMQYQVIKQGNGPKPIATDVVKVNYIGTLIDGTKFDSSYDRKEPAQFRLNGVIKGWTAGLERMNVGSTYKFYIPAELAYGRFGRNPIIPPYATLVFEVELLSIDNPAAPAPAAPTGKPMKMKK
- a CDS encoding DUF3127 domain-containing protein, with product MALEIQGKLVQMLEKQVGTGRNGTWEKQEFILETTEQYPKKICISAWGDKIKDIDSAKPGDMLKVSFNLESREFNGRWYTDIRAWRISREGAGAGAGAAASSSTGAPMSAPPSFDEMPPIGGEEEINDLPF
- the rlmB gene encoding 23S rRNA (guanosine(2251)-2'-O)-methyltransferase RlmB, with the protein product MNRNNLHSVNNYRKEYGNELKERERGELIFGIRPVIEAINAGRTVEKVLIKKGLIGELSQEVVDLVKSNNIPMSLVPIEKLNRVTTKNHQGVIAYMSPIEFAQMEDLIPALFEAGKVPLVVMLDQITDVRNFGAIARSAECAGADAIIIPTQGSAQINADALKTSAGALNIIPVCRVKLLKYASLFLKQSGFQIVAANEKSSSTLYDIDFKIPTVIVMGAEDTGVSAEILRMASYIVQIPLMGKIESLNVSAAASVMLFEAVRQRTVGQA
- a CDS encoding mechanosensitive ion channel domain-containing protein; translation: MHEILEKSSHYYLMGKLENWIASYSLGDTLGLLMKIMIALLAIALVAFISDFITRKIIVSALVRFARKSKTQWDDFLIDRKVFHKLAHLVPAIVVYLLIPVALEDIAPVYVTAIQTITKAFMILIGLLSLGAFLDAANDVYLTLPVSLERPIKGYLQIAKIVAYFFGGIVIIALIIGKDPGNIVVGLGASAAVLMLIFKDTILGFVASIQLSANNMVKIGDWIEMPSRKADGTVMDITLATVKVQNWDRTITTIPTYALVSESFTNWRGMEQSDGRRFKRAVLINVSSVKFCSQPQLEKLKKIQILRNYIEEKEKELKSYNDQNNIEDTILVNGRRLTNLGVFRKYLELYLMSNPNVNTETTLMVRLLEPNEKGIPMEIYGFLKEKRWVFYESILGDIFDHMLAVIPEFELKMFQNPTGDDFKSLVNR
- a CDS encoding nitrous oxide-stimulated promoter family protein, which codes for MSKIEREKRTVGLMIGIYCRGKHGTKTLCPQCNDLLHYAQARLDHCPHGESKPSCAKCTIHCYSKSYREQIRQVMRYSGPRIFWAYPWQWLKHLFIQ
- a CDS encoding M13 family metallopeptidase; amino-acid sequence: MKKYGIFLIIMAMMAFSVSCTMQNGNKPSPEADPLLSHIDSTVNPGDDFFMYANGKWFKDHPIPSSEQGNGLWQLIRDTINSQILSICQSSVSKDYAKGSNKQKIGDFYFSGMDSLSLNRQGIKPLMNELSRIDSISNLNDLIKEVAYIHQVSSSPLFGFYVAQDDRISSKYAIYIAQGGLSLPDRSYYLDQTDRAKMVRKRFLEYSKSLYTTMGYDERDASIAADGLLNLETALATASRKREDTRDPFKNYHKLSLGQLSKQTANINWALLFKSVGLNMVDSVVVGQPEFLDAVNTYLKSYSLKDWKNYLKFQFVNGLSDFLDDSTYMKSFRFYLTTLRGIEEPKPRWKRVVGETDKQLGELIGQVYVAEYLPKGTKEKLLEIGNAIKVVYADRIKNLDWMSEATKVKALKKLDAVIMKVGYPDHWKDLSNMEIDRTSYVKNVMHANLWQSNFMFAKYGKPVDRTEWDMEPQWYNAYYNPSNNEIVVPGCNILVPGFEHKLADDAILYAIIGGSTFGHEITHGFDDQGCKYDEYGNLNNWWTSEDRARFLKKTKMIVEQFNGYVPVDNLHINGDMTQGENIADLGGIVMGYEAFKKTSQYKNNEIIAGLTPDKRFFLAYAMAWMINDRPEAIANQVLSDVHSPAKYRVLGPLSNMPAFYKAFNVKEGQAMWRPDSLRVKIW